The Papilio machaon chromosome 3, ilPapMach1.1, whole genome shotgun sequence genome window below encodes:
- the LOC106719603 gene encoding protein-serine O-palmitoleoyltransferase porcupine — protein sequence MDEEDYIENTWTYFLLCGEPTLYEGLRFARDIIIANLTLRLIIQCISLPHNGRHCLSLLIGTFLLYYNVGSAVIWTLGLITGAYFAITFLTLITKQWRGFIITLLVILFIVLCEVFVVNPKMWQQIRGIQMIAAMKIISVAIELDRGLFKEMLNPVEFGGYLLCPANSILGPWIQFHTYSSYLDVKFLSRRWVKLIIINLAQAMLFLILSNCIIPWYIDDDTTLWLMSYRDAQAFRMSHYFVSSMSIVSMLSAGFGLTNDCHLDIEVTKPFFIELPRSLVQVVIFWNIPMHQWLKNYIFKTCQPYGQFIAIFTTYAISSLLHGFNFQLSAVLLSIGSFSYVEYNLRYKVASALEVCCLANPCAKQCEHRYKKNSFIAVLMNTFFSVITIMHLAYLGVMFEASFTVQESGYSYYHTISKWENLNFFSHGFVAFMYLGYLMM from the coding sequence ATGGATGAAGAAGATTATATTGAGAATACCTGGACTTACTTTCTATTATGTGGTGAACCAACTTTGTACGAAGGTCTTCGATTTGCAAGGGATATAATAATTGCGAATCTAACGTTGCGTTTAATTATTCAGTGTATATCTTTGCCACATAATGGACGCCATTGTTTATCTTTGCTGATTGGCacatttcttctttattacAATGTTGGATCAGCTGTAATATGGACTTTAGGTCTTATAACTGGAGCTTATTTTGCGATTACTTTTTTAAcgttaataacaaaacaatggaGAGGTTTTATCATAACATTATTGGTAATACTATTTATAGTACTCTGCGAAGTGTTTGTTGTGAACCCAAAAATGTGGCAACAAATAAGAGGTATTCAGATGATAGCagcaatgaaaattatatctgTGGCAATTGAACTGGACAGAGGTTTGTTCAAAGAGATGTTGAATCCTGTAGAGTTTGGGGGATATTTACTCTGTCCAGCAAACAGTATTTTGGGTCCATGGATACAATTCCATACATACTCTTCATATCtcgatgtaaaatttttatctcgCAGGTGggtcaaattaattattattaatcttgCTCAGgctatgttatttttaattttatctaattgTATTATTCCTTGGTACATAGATGATGATACAACATTGTGGTTGATGTCCTATCGTGATGCCCAAGCTTTTCGCATGTCTCATTATTTTGTGTCTAGTATGTCAATTGTTTCAATGTTAAGTGCTGGTTTTGGTTTAACAAATGATTGCCATTTGGATATAGAGGTTACTAAACCATTTTTTATTGAGTTACCAAGGTCTTTGGTTCAGGTTGTTATATTCTGGAACATACCTATGCATCAGTGgttgaaaaattacatttttaaaacatgccAGCCTTATGGTcaatttattgcaatatttaCAACATATGCAATATCATCACTTTTACATGGCTTTAATTTTCAGCTATCTGCTGTTCTTCTTAGCATAGGTTCATTTTCttatgtagaatataatcttAGATATAAAGTTGCATCAGCATTGGAAGTATGCTGTTTAGCAAATCCATGTGCAAAACAATGTGAACATAGATATaagaaaaacagttttatagcagttttaatgaatacatttttttctgtaataacaATTATGCACCTTGCTTATTTAGGAGTAATGTTTGAAGCTTCATTTACTGTTCAAGAATCTGGTTATTCATATTATCACACTATAAGTAAATGGGAAAATCTGAATTTCTTTAGTCATGGCTTTGTAGCATTTATGTATCTAGGATACTTAATGATGTAA
- the LOC106719623 gene encoding torsin-1B — FFLFYILLLVLNINYVVTEFITASILGGVVLGGGLFGWNTMKDYTYCRYVECCNDKHVPYNLSRLKVSLSQKMFGQPLVNELVNILVAHKESIKDVNRQNKKALVISLHGWSGVGKNYAASMIADAIYAKGMQSRFVKMFMGKKDFDCSDMEKSKKELMATINMIVSSCPTSLIIFDEIHDMCPTILDTIKPMLDHHHAVDGIDYRNSIFIFISNIGGPQIATNLLELYDKGIKRNEVEFHHFEPIIRRTSYYTGGFEKSSTIAQHLIDHYIPFLPLEQHHVEMCALAEFRALGVLQPTEEMMLDALSIITYGPSEDQPIFANNGCKRFVKHIPYVIQKYKPKDEL; from the exons ttctttcttttttatattttattattagtattaaatattaactatgtTGTTACTGAATTTATAACTGCAAGTATTCTCGGCGGTGTCGTACTTGGCGGCGGTTTGTTCGGATGGAATACGATGAAAGATTATACCTACTGTCGTTATGTGGAATGTTGCAATGATAAACATGTACCATATAATTTAAGCA GATTAAAAGTGTCTCTCTCTCAAAAGATGTTTGGCCAACCACTTGTGAATGAGttggttaatattttagtagctCATAAGGAATCTATAAAAGATGTAAATCGACAAAACAAGAAAGCTCTTGTTATAAGTTTACATGGCTGGTCTGGCGTTGGAAAAAACTATGCCGCATCTATGATAGCAGATGCAATTTATGCTAAAGGCATGCAGAGTCGTTTTGTAAAGATGTTCATGGGTAAGAAAGATTTTGACTGCAGTGATATGGAAAAATCTAAA AAAGAATTGATGGCAACTATTAATATGATAGTAAGTAGTTGTCCTAcatcattaataatatttgatgaGATTCATGACATGTGTCCAACAATTTTGGATACTATAAAGCCGATGCTAGATCATCATCATGCTGTTGATGGAATAGATTACAG GAACagtatattcatttttatatctaatattgGAGGGCCACAAATAGCTACAAATTTGTTAGAGCTATATGACaaaggaataaaaagaaatgaagtAGAGTTCCACCATTTCGAACCTATAATAAGGCGTACATCATATTACACAG gtGGTTTTGAAAAGTCATCTACAATAGCTCAGCACTTAATAGATCACTACATACCATTCTTGCCTCTGGAACAGCATCATGTGGAAATGTGTGCCTTAGCGGAATTCCGAGCCCTTGGCGTATTACAGCCCACCGAAGAAATGATGTT AGATGCTCTATCAATTATAACATACGGACCCAGTGAAGATCAGCCCATATTTGCCAATAATGGATGTAAACGATTTGTAAAACACATTCCTTATGTGATACAAAAGTATAAACCAAAagatgaattataa